A region of the Arthrobacter sp. FW306-07-I genome:
GCGGCAGCCCTGGCGGTTGCACAAAAATGCTCCAAAAACGAAGCCGATCCCGCGTGCGTGACTGGCTCGTCACTTTCGCCCACTTTGGCCAATGCCAATGCCAAAGACAATCTCACGAATGTGGCGTCGACTGTCGTTAATAAAGGAGCAGGCACGGTAACTGTTACCACGAATGCCCAAGACTCCTCCGGGGTCCATTTCTCGACATTCTTCGCCAGGATCTTCGGAACCGACACGACAAATATCAGCGCCGTGGCCGAGGCGAGATGGGGAGGCGCCAAATCGGGTGACATCTTCCCGATTGCCTTCTCTGAATGCGAAGTCGACCTCAGCACGTCAGGCGACGGCGCCATGCAATTTCTGCTCTCCCACGGGACGGGGGCTGGCAAGAAAGATACCTGCCACAGCACCGCCTCTGGGCTTGAGATTCCTGGCGGCTTTGGCTGGTTGGTAACGAGCGGCACCTGCACCGTCAAAGTTGACCTGGCATCACCGTGGGTATCAAGCAATACCGGAAACAATCCCGAGGCCGGCTGCAGCGACATTCTTCAAGGCTGGAAGAACAAGCTCGTCGCAGGGCAGAAGGTGGTAGCGCTGCTGCCGGTTTTCGATCAGACAAGCGGTACGGGCACTGGCTCCAAATTCCACCTGCGAGCCTTTGCTGCCATCGATATTGCCGGCTGGGACCTGGCCAATCAGGATCCATTCCACTACATGCCTGCTTCCGCTCAGGCATTCAAGGATGCGGGTGGCTGGAAGAGCAGCGACCTCGGCATCGTCGGAAAGTTCGTGCGCTACGTCGCCTTGGATGAGGCGTTCGACGTAGGCGGGCCTACCACCTACGGCGGAAACGTCGTAGAGCTCACCAAATAAGACATAAGGAGAATCTCTTGAAAACAAGGCTGCTGGGGGGCCTGGCAGCACTGCTCTTGGCAATTGTCGGATCTGTACTGATGTTCAACTACGCACAGGCTGCCGACAGCCGAGCACAGCAAGGCCTAGATCCCGTCGAAGTACTCGTCGTTCAAAAGGCAATTCCCGCAGGGACACCCGTTGCGGATCTTGCCCAATCCGTAAAGCTGACATCTCTTCCCGGCGCGGCAGTGCCCAAAGATGTCGTCACGTCGCTCTCAGACTTTCCCGGCAAGGTCACCTCTGTCGCCCTAGAGCCGGGTGAGCAGCTTTTAGCACCGCGGCTGGTTGACCCGAATGCCTTGGCGGCCCCTGGAACAGTACCGGTTCCCAAGGGCATGGAAGAGCTTACCCTTCTGCTGGAACCGCAACGCATCCTGGGAGGGCAGCTCAAGGCCGGAGACACCGTTGGGGTCTATACCTCTTACAAGCTGGATGATGCAGCCGCAGCCAGTGCGCCTGTCGGAAACGACGTAAAAGGATTCAAGGAGTTTACAAAACTGGCGTTCCAAAAAGTGTTGGTAACCAGCGTGCAGCAGGCACCTGCCGAAACGTCAAAGAAGGACTCTAATTCGTCATCTGACGGGCCGGCCCTCCCGTCGGGCTCCGTTTACGTGACGCTGGCCCGCGAAGACATCGATGCCACGCAAATCGTGTTCGCGTCAGAGTTCGGAAAGGTCTGGCTGTCGAAGGAGAACAGCGACTCCAAGGACGGCAACCCAGGTGTGATAACCCTCGGAAAGGTCTCGCAATGAGCCGCTTCGTTCTCGTCACCGCATCACAGGATTTCCAGCGCAAAGTATCCCAGGCCGTACGCGGAGCGCTTCACGGTTCAGTTCAGGTGCTGCCACCCTCAGTTTTGTTGGGAGGTCCGCAGGAGCTCTTTGACCGACTCACAGGCGAACCGCCTGAAGTATTGATCCTCGGCCCCGGCCTGCCAGAGGACGATGCCCTAAAACTCGCGACCGTGTTCGATCTTCAGTTTCCGGAAATCAGCCTGGTTCTCGTCGAAGACACGGAACCCGAGCAAGTAATCACCGCAATGCGCGCCGGCATCAGGGATATCGTCAGCCCGAGCGCAGATGCAGACCAACTGCGAATTCTCCTCGAGCGCGCCTGCCTTGCTTCTGCCGGTAGGCGCCGGGGGCTGGTAGCGGCAGCGGGACCAGAACGTGCTCCCGGCCGCGTCATCGCCGTAATGTCACCGAAAGGCGGCGTCGGCAAGACAACCGTAGCCACCAATCTGGCCATCGGCCTGGGCAAGATCGCTCCCATGGGCGTGGTCATCGTCGACTTGGACGTCCAATTTGGAGATGTGGCCAGCGGTCTCCTCTTGGAACCCGAACACACACTAAAAGATGCTGTCAGTGGTGCGGCTTTCCAGGACTCCATGGTCCTGAAGGCCTTCCTCACAGTACATCCCAGTGGAATCTACGCACTATGTGCGCCCAGTAGCCCCAGCGAAGCAGACCACATCAGTGGAGAGGCAGTTAGCCACCTGCTTAGCCAGATGGCCGCTGAATTCCAGTACGTGATCGTGGATACAACCCCGGGACTTGGCGAGCACGTCTTGGCAACTTTGGAGCAAGCCACCGATGCTGTCTGGGTTTGTGGAATGGACGTACCAAGCATCCGGGGGCTTCACACTAGTTTCTCAATCCTGCGCGAGCTGCAGCTTATGCCACAGGGAAGGCACGTGGTACTCAATTTTGCTGATCGCAGGAGTGGACTGACTGTCCAAGATGTAGAGGCCACCATAGGTGTTCCCGTCGATACGGTGATTCCGCGTTCCCGCGCTGTCCCCTTTTCCACAAACAAAGGGGTTCCTCTTCTACAGGAGTCCTCTCGCGATGCGGCAGCTCGAGCTTTCGGAAAACTCATAGAACGCTTCGACCCGAAGCGAAGCGCACAACCCCAAAGAAAAGTACATCGTCGGATGGTGATCTCATGAGCCTGGCAGAACGACTTCAAGCGGCACGCAGTGGTCCGGCCCCCGCCCAGACTTCTCCATTGCAGGAAACGACTACCCCTACTCTGGAGACAGCAGGTGCCAGCGCGGCACCCGTGGACGCCTTGGCCGGACTCAAGCAACGCGCGGGAAAGGCCCTGTTTGAGCGGCTTGGGGGCCGGCTCACTGATTCCTCGCTCAGCGACGAGGAACTCCGGAAGATTGCGCGCGATGAGCTTAGCACCGTGATCGACGAAGAGCAGGTACCGCTTACGCCGGAAGAACGGCGCCGCTTGATCCGGGACGTGGGAGACGACGTTCTGGGTTACGGCCCTCTCCAGCGGTTCCTGGATGATCCTTCCATCACGGAGATTATGGTCAACAGGCTTGATCAGATCTACGTTGAGCGGGATGGCAAGCTGCTCTTAACGGACAGCCGCTTCAGCAGCGAGGAACACCTCCGCAAAGTCATCGAGCGCATCGTGGCAAAGGTTGGTCGACGTATCGACGAGTCTTCGCCCCTGGTCGACGCACGGTTGGAAGATGGATCCCGTGTCAACGCCATCATCCCGCCGTTGGCCGTGAACGGTTCTTCGCTGACTATCAGGAAGTTCAGCAAAGTTCCGCTAACCGTCCAGAACCTAATCGATTTCGGTACTTTGACGCCACAAATGGCAGAGCTTCTCGATGCCTGTGTTCGGGCAAAGCTCAACATCATCGTTTCCGGGGGCACCGGCACCGGCAAGACGACGCTCCTCAACGTGCTGTCGTCGTTCATCCCGGCGGACGATCGCATCGTCACCATTGAAGATGCCGTTGAATTGCAGCTGCAGCAAAGTCACGTGGTCAGGCTGGAAAGCAGGCCCCCGAACATTGAGGGCAAGGGGGCAGTCACGATCCGTGAGCTGGTCCGCAACTCCCTTCGCATGCGCCCTGACCGCATCGTCGTAGGCGAGGTTCGAGGGGGGGAAAGCCTGGATATGTTGCAGGCCATGAATACAGGCCACGATGGCTCCATATCGACGGTCCATGCAAACTCCCCCCGGGACGCGATCGCCCGGCTGGAGACGCTGGTTCTTATGGCCGGCATGGACCTGCCCCTGCGGGCCATTCGCGAGCAAGTCTCATCCGCGGTTAACCTCATCGTGCACCTTTCGCGCTTGCGGGACGGCACGCGCCGGGTTACACACATCACGGAAGTACAGGGAATGGAAGGGGATATTGTCACTCTCCAAGACGCCTTCGTCTTTGACTACAGCGCTGGTGTTGACAGATATGGCAGGTTCCTTGGCCAGCCGGTTTCCACGGGCATCCGTCCTCGTTTCATAGATCACTTTGCCGAGCTTGGGATTTCGGTGTCGCCAGGCATCTTTTCCGGCACCACAGCACAGCTGGCGAGGCGGTAATCATGCATGGTCAAGAGATTTTCCTTGCCGGCGTGGTCCTCCTGGGAACCTCACTCGCTACTGCGGTACTCGTCGTCTTCAAACCGGCGAGCGGTTCTCTGCCGATAAGCAGGCGGCGGCCGCTCGGTACAACAGAACAGACAGCGATAAGCCGTGCTGCCTCTTCTGCCGTGCAACTCACCGAAAGGTTACTGGCCGGAAGAAAAAGCACCACACCCAGATCTAATAGCCTCCTCAGTCTTGCGGGAATTTCTCTTCCCCAAGCGGACTTCGTGGTTCTCGTCGCAGCCGCCACGGCGGTCGGCGGCCTTGCTGGACTGATTCTCCAGGGGGTTGGGCTCGGCCTCCTGGTGGCTTTGGCAATTCCAGTGGTGGCAAGAGTCGGCTTGTCGATACTCATTCAGCGGAGGCGGGCCGCTTTTGAGGCCCAGTTGGGCGAAACCCTGACCATGATCTCCGGCGGCCTCCGGGCGGGACACAGCGTCCTACGAGCGATTGACGCAGTCGCTCAGGAGGCCAGCGAACCGACCGCAACGGAGTTCTCCCGTGTTGTCAATGAGACACGGCTTGGCCGAGATCTCCAGGATTCACTCAACGAAGTTTCTGTACGTATGAAGAGCGAGGACTTTAGCTGGATGGCCCAGGCCATCGAAATCAATCGGGAAGTCGGTGGAGATCTTGCAGAGGTGTTTGATCAGGTCGGCGAAACTATCCGCGAACGGACTCAGATAAAGGGGACCGTCAAGGCCCTAAGCGCAGAAGGCAAACTAAGCGCCATCATTCTCATGGCACTTCCAGTCCTGCTATTCATTCTGATCGGACTGGCGAACCCCAAATATATGGGGGCACTGACCGGACATCCTGTCGGCTGGATATTGCTGGGCATCGCTGCCGTGATGATGACGATCGGCGGAATCTGGGTTCACAAAATTAGCGATTTGAAATTTTGAGGGGTGAACAGTGCAACCAATAGCCTGGGGCATCATCGCCCTGACAGTAATTCCAGTGTCCTTCCTCGCGTGGTCCTTGATTGTTACAGACCGCAGGTCGCGTGTGCTGATCCAGGGCAACCTGAGCAAGGGAATAGATGTACCCGCCAACGCCGTATCCAGCCAGAACATGGATCTGGAGAGGTTCGCGGCCCGCGTCACGCCCAAAGGTTATGCAGCAAAGCTCGACAGACTGCTTGCATTGGCTGGCCGGCCCGCCGCTATGCCTCTCCCGCGCCTTTTGGTAGCAAAGCCCGCCATCGCGCTGATAGCAGCCATCATCATGATGCTCTTCCTCAGCCGGGGGGCGACACCCCAGTTGGTACTGCTGGCTGTCTTCACCACCATGCTCGGGTACTTCGTCCCCGACTTGCTGATCTACAGTCGGGGTTCCGAGAGGCAAAAAAAGATTCAGCTTGAACTACCGAACACCTTGGATCAAATGTTGATTTCGGTTGAGGCAGGGCTAGGTTTTGAATCGGCAATGGCAAGGGCCGGTCACAACGGAAAAGG
Encoded here:
- a CDS encoding CpaF family protein gives rise to the protein MSLAERLQAARSGPAPAQTSPLQETTTPTLETAGASAAPVDALAGLKQRAGKALFERLGGRLTDSSLSDEELRKIARDELSTVIDEEQVPLTPEERRRLIRDVGDDVLGYGPLQRFLDDPSITEIMVNRLDQIYVERDGKLLLTDSRFSSEEHLRKVIERIVAKVGRRIDESSPLVDARLEDGSRVNAIIPPLAVNGSSLTIRKFSKVPLTVQNLIDFGTLTPQMAELLDACVRAKLNIIVSGGTGTGKTTLLNVLSSFIPADDRIVTIEDAVELQLQQSHVVRLESRPPNIEGKGAVTIRELVRNSLRMRPDRIVVGEVRGGESLDMLQAMNTGHDGSISTVHANSPRDAIARLETLVLMAGMDLPLRAIREQVSSAVNLIVHLSRLRDGTRRVTHITEVQGMEGDIVTLQDAFVFDYSAGVDRYGRFLGQPVSTGIRPRFIDHFAELGISVSPGIFSGTTAQLARR
- a CDS encoding type II secretion system F family protein; this encodes MHGQEIFLAGVVLLGTSLATAVLVVFKPASGSLPISRRRPLGTTEQTAISRAASSAVQLTERLLAGRKSTTPRSNSLLSLAGISLPQADFVVLVAAATAVGGLAGLILQGVGLGLLVALAIPVVARVGLSILIQRRRAAFEAQLGETLTMISGGLRAGHSVLRAIDAVAQEASEPTATEFSRVVNETRLGRDLQDSLNEVSVRMKSEDFSWMAQAIEINREVGGDLAEVFDQVGETIRERTQIKGTVKALSAEGKLSAIILMALPVLLFILIGLANPKYMGALTGHPVGWILLGIAAVMMTIGGIWVHKISDLKF
- a CDS encoding type II secretion system F family protein, whose protein sequence is MQPIAWGIIALTVIPVSFLAWSLIVTDRRSRVLIQGNLSKGIDVPANAVSSQNMDLERFAARVTPKGYAAKLDRLLALAGRPAAMPLPRLLVAKPAIALIAAIIMMLFLSRGATPQLVLLAVFTTMLGYFVPDLLIYSRGSERQKKIQLELPNTLDQMLISVEAGLGFESAMARAGHNGKGPLAEELIRTLQDMQVGRSRRDSYTALADRSNVQDLRNFVRAVVQADTYGIAIAKVLKAQAGDMRVKRRQRAEHKAMKLPVLVLFPLLLFIFPVIFIIILGPAVINIIQAFS
- the cpaB gene encoding Flp pilus assembly protein CpaB; the encoded protein is MKTRLLGGLAALLLAIVGSVLMFNYAQAADSRAQQGLDPVEVLVVQKAIPAGTPVADLAQSVKLTSLPGAAVPKDVVTSLSDFPGKVTSVALEPGEQLLAPRLVDPNALAAPGTVPVPKGMEELTLLLEPQRILGGQLKAGDTVGVYTSYKLDDAAAASAPVGNDVKGFKEFTKLAFQKVLVTSVQQAPAETSKKDSNSSSDGPALPSGSVYVTLAREDIDATQIVFASEFGKVWLSKENSDSKDGNPGVITLGKVSQ
- a CDS encoding pilus assembly protein TadG-related protein, encoding MRRLNKNTDHERGATAVMVAVMMVVLLSFGAVAVDVGGMYAEKAVTQNGADAAALAVAQKCSKNEADPACVTGSSLSPTLANANAKDNLTNVASTVVNKGAGTVTVTTNAQDSSGVHFSTFFARIFGTDTTNISAVAEARWGGAKSGDIFPIAFSECEVDLSTSGDGAMQFLLSHGTGAGKKDTCHSTASGLEIPGGFGWLVTSGTCTVKVDLASPWVSSNTGNNPEAGCSDILQGWKNKLVAGQKVVALLPVFDQTSGTGTGSKFHLRAFAAIDIAGWDLANQDPFHYMPASAQAFKDAGGWKSSDLGIVGKFVRYVALDEAFDVGGPTTYGGNVVELTK
- a CDS encoding AAA family ATPase; the protein is MSRFVLVTASQDFQRKVSQAVRGALHGSVQVLPPSVLLGGPQELFDRLTGEPPEVLILGPGLPEDDALKLATVFDLQFPEISLVLVEDTEPEQVITAMRAGIRDIVSPSADADQLRILLERACLASAGRRRGLVAAAGPERAPGRVIAVMSPKGGVGKTTVATNLAIGLGKIAPMGVVIVDLDVQFGDVASGLLLEPEHTLKDAVSGAAFQDSMVLKAFLTVHPSGIYALCAPSSPSEADHISGEAVSHLLSQMAAEFQYVIVDTTPGLGEHVLATLEQATDAVWVCGMDVPSIRGLHTSFSILRELQLMPQGRHVVLNFADRRSGLTVQDVEATIGVPVDTVIPRSRAVPFSTNKGVPLLQESSRDAAARAFGKLIERFDPKRSAQPQRKVHRRMVIS